From a single Bacteroidia bacterium genomic region:
- a CDS encoding MoaD/ThiS family protein — translation MITVRFTSALKRFFPRLKEESVRGKNLAEVLAELETRYPGLRHYLTDDQGCLREHVNIFIGQELLADRYDLSDHLKDGDEIYIMQALSGG, via the coding sequence ATGATCACCGTTCGCTTTACTTCCGCACTGAAACGTTTTTTCCCCCGGCTGAAAGAAGAATCTGTCAGGGGAAAAAACCTCGCGGAAGTTCTCGCCGAACTGGAAACCCGATACCCCGGCCTTCGCCATTACCTTACCGATGATCAGGGCTGCCTTCGCGAGCATGTCAATATCTTTATCGGGCAGGAACTCCTCGCCGACAGATATGATCTTTCTGACCACCTGAAAGATGGCGACGAAATTTATATCATGCAGGCGCTTTCGGGTGGATGA
- a CDS encoding OmpA family protein yields MDTTNFFLSKTKGIMVFVMASLLSISCNTSNAVKGGAIGAGTGAVIGGVIGKKAGNTAVGAILGAAVGGTAGALIGRYMDKQAEEIRRDVRGAEVERIGEGIKITFDSQAMFDYNSSELKAGTKRSLQDLAQILNKYGDTQVLIEGHTDASGSDEYNQTLSEQRAAAVNQYLSVLQVDPARMTNVGYGESQPVADNETNAGRQQNRRVEVAIYATKKLKKLAKKGKIG; encoded by the coding sequence ATGGATACTACCAACTTCTTTCTTTCAAAAACAAAGGGAATCATGGTTTTTGTGATGGCCAGCCTCTTGTCCATTTCCTGTAATACCAGCAATGCGGTCAAAGGCGGAGCAATTGGCGCCGGCACGGGCGCTGTGATTGGAGGTGTGATAGGCAAAAAAGCCGGTAATACCGCCGTAGGTGCAATATTGGGCGCAGCTGTAGGCGGCACAGCCGGTGCACTGATTGGCCGTTATATGGATAAACAGGCTGAGGAAATCCGAAGAGATGTCAGAGGGGCAGAGGTAGAAAGAATAGGGGAGGGTATAAAAATTACTTTTGACTCTCAGGCTATGTTTGATTACAATTCTTCCGAACTCAAAGCAGGAACTAAACGAAGCCTTCAGGATCTGGCCCAAATCCTCAATAAATACGGCGATACGCAGGTACTTATCGAAGGCCATACAGATGCTTCCGGTTCGGATGAATATAACCAGACCCTTTCCGAACAAAGAGCTGCGGCTGTAAATCAGTATCTTTCTGTCTTGCAGGTAGATCCTGCGCGAATGACAAATGTCGGTTATGGCGAATCCCAACCTGTGGCTGACAATGAAACCAATGCAGGAAGACAACAGAACCGCAGGGTTGAAGTAGCTATTTATGCTACTAAAAAATTAAAAAAACTGGCCAAAAAAGGCAAAATAGGGTAG
- a CDS encoding DUF4407 domain-containing protein, giving the protein MDQYSNYIDSGTYDDSPERPGGFKRFFFACAGAYIKILEACPSEHTKYVGIGATIFLTACLAVISGSFAIYTLIDNAFVAFMFGLLWGAMIFNLDRYIVSSIRKEGKTWNELGLAMPRLILAVLISIVITKPIEVELFRNQINSEMFAYTTQLEKEAEAKLDNRLGLDSIRMQLAYVDSIRMEYKKLKEGKPTSFDFGEVSAEYRVAKQTYDSIVNVYMPRIKANEARRSYLWNKYATKVFAEGEDGSTKFIRWDFPEKWQESSNQLYLVNKRLQEEIDAQFAIVKKLEGERRGAREAFAEGIDEELRLLQIQRDELIAAKQERDEIRKEQVGGAIEKARRYGIGFPAKIQVLEKMKDNDSTIWWISNLIVMLFILLETSPVFVKLITKRGPYDYLLSRIEHHKKVESLRYISDMNYDLNATIKLQSRKHSGTGSVNGVNGVNGKHVEEIFEESN; this is encoded by the coding sequence ATGGATCAGTATTCAAATTATATAGATTCCGGTACTTATGACGATTCGCCGGAGCGGCCAGGGGGATTTAAGCGATTTTTCTTCGCCTGTGCCGGTGCATATATCAAAATTCTGGAAGCCTGTCCTTCAGAACATACCAAATATGTAGGGATCGGCGCCACAATTTTCCTCACCGCCTGTCTGGCCGTAATCTCCGGATCATTTGCCATTTATACCCTGATCGACAATGCGTTTGTGGCATTTATGTTCGGACTTTTGTGGGGCGCGATGATTTTTAACCTCGACCGGTATATCGTATCAAGTATCCGGAAGGAAGGCAAAACCTGGAATGAACTTGGGCTTGCCATGCCACGTCTGATTCTTGCAGTGTTGATTTCTATTGTCATCACCAAGCCGATCGAAGTAGAGTTGTTCCGCAATCAGATCAATTCGGAGATGTTTGCTTATACCACTCAGCTTGAAAAAGAGGCCGAAGCCAAACTCGACAACCGCCTGGGGCTTGACTCCATCCGTATGCAGCTTGCTTATGTGGACAGTATCCGGATGGAATACAAAAAGCTGAAAGAAGGTAAACCTACTTCCTTTGATTTTGGTGAAGTCTCTGCCGAATACCGCGTGGCGAAACAAACCTATGATAGTATTGTAAATGTCTATATGCCGCGCATTAAGGCCAACGAAGCGCGGAGAAGTTACCTTTGGAATAAATATGCCACGAAGGTATTTGCCGAAGGCGAAGATGGCAGCACGAAGTTTATCCGCTGGGATTTTCCCGAAAAATGGCAGGAAAGCAGCAACCAACTGTATCTCGTCAACAAACGCCTTCAGGAGGAGATTGATGCACAGTTTGCCATTGTCAAAAAACTGGAAGGAGAACGCCGCGGCGCCCGGGAAGCTTTTGCCGAAGGGATTGATGAAGAATTGCGCCTGCTCCAGATTCAACGCGACGAACTGATAGCCGCCAAACAGGAACGCGATGAGATCCGAAAAGAGCAGGTCGGAGGCGCGATTGAAAAAGCCCGCCGCTATGGTATTGGTTTTCCCGCCAAAATTCAGGTGCTGGAAAAAATGAAAGACAATGACTCTACGATCTGGTGGATCAGCAACCTGATTGTCATGCTGTTTATCCTGCTGGAGACTTCTCCCGTTTTTGTCAAACTTATCACCAAACGCGGACCTTACGATTATCTCCTCAGCCGGATCGAACACCATAAAAAAGTAGAGTCTCTGCGTTATATTTCCGATATGAATTACGACCTCAACGCGACCATTAAACTTCAGTCCCGCAAACATTCAGGTACTGGCAGTGTCAATGGCGTCAATGGTGTCAACGGTAAACATGTAGAAGAAATATTTGAAGAATCAAACTGA
- a CDS encoding NYN domain-containing protein, whose translation MEGQNVAIYLDFENLAISAETVYPSKRKPFLIEPLVDYATTKGAVLIKKAYADWSKDIFSQYQNSLMEQGFELIHLPETNLQGKNGSDVRLAVDVMEYMELFPRINSILIGSGDTDFIPLIQRLRARGKEVIIVGFEHSVGKLVKRNSDEFKSLEELLGKPEAESPVSGLSDDLDMVYGRDLMLRFLRSRNEDEPMLMSKLKQQLLRLDPSFSEKELGFSTFKQFVESLIGDLVEKIEAEDQSLPLVFFAEVPEEEITREVNTRENAIQFLNKKLRYQKAAPKRIELSGVLLKALKEDKSMSMNQMFEYVSENLDRKIPKTDIKKYINTLFTGGAFQPSDKKANGPLLSRPFYLKESLRNPELLDVIYIQRVSEILQSRYTELGAQEILEMLI comes from the coding sequence ATGGAAGGACAAAATGTAGCTATTTACCTGGATTTTGAAAATCTTGCGATATCTGCTGAGACGGTTTACCCCTCAAAGCGGAAACCATTTTTAATAGAACCGCTGGTGGATTATGCCACGACCAAAGGCGCAGTGCTGATCAAAAAAGCCTATGCTGACTGGTCGAAAGACATATTTTCCCAATACCAGAATTCACTGATGGAGCAGGGGTTTGAACTCATTCACCTGCCGGAAACCAACCTTCAGGGGAAAAATGGTTCGGATGTACGCCTGGCCGTAGATGTCATGGAGTATATGGAGTTGTTTCCCCGCATCAATTCGATTTTGATCGGTTCGGGCGACACAGATTTTATTCCCCTGATTCAGCGGTTGCGTGCCAGAGGAAAAGAAGTCATCATTGTAGGATTTGAGCACAGTGTCGGCAAACTGGTTAAGCGGAACAGCGATGAATTTAAATCGCTCGAAGAGTTGTTGGGCAAGCCGGAGGCGGAATCACCGGTTTCGGGGCTTTCCGATGACCTGGATATGGTGTATGGCCGAGACCTGATGTTGCGGTTTCTCCGCAGTCGTAACGAGGATGAGCCGATGCTCATGTCCAAACTCAAGCAGCAGTTGCTGCGGCTGGATCCTTCATTCTCTGAAAAGGAGCTGGGTTTCTCCACGTTCAAGCAGTTTGTGGAGTCTCTGATAGGAGATCTTGTAGAAAAAATCGAGGCCGAAGATCAAAGCCTGCCACTCGTATTTTTTGCTGAAGTACCGGAGGAAGAAATTACCCGGGAAGTCAACACCCGCGAAAATGCCATACAGTTTCTGAATAAAAAACTACGCTACCAGAAGGCCGCACCTAAAAGAATAGAGCTTTCGGGCGTTTTGCTAAAAGCGCTGAAAGAGGACAAGTCCATGTCGATGAATCAAATGTTTGAATATGTAAGCGAAAATCTCGACAGGAAAATTCCCAAAACAGACATTAAAAAGTATATCAATACGCTTTTTACCGGCGGTGCTTTCCAGCCCAGTGATAAAAAAGCAAACGGCCCTTTACTATCCCGGCCATTTTACCTGAAAGAATCTCTCCGAAACCCGGAACTTCTGGATGTCATATATATTCAGCGGGTGAGTGAAATATTACAAAGCCGTTACACAGAGCTTGGCGCGCAGGAAATATTGGAGATGTTGATTTGA
- a CDS encoding cysteine desulfurase family protein: MKVYLDNAASSPMALEVFEHMKPYFLEFQGNPSSTHAHGRHLRNAIEDARRIIATNLKVSPSEIFFTSGGTESDNTAIVGAVKSHHIQHIISARTEHHAVTHTLEHLEAEGKVSVTWLSVDAQGHIDLAELEEVLGRTPQTLVSLMHGNNEIGTLHDIAAIGEICRRHKALFHSDTVQTMGNVALDFSQIPVDFAAASAHKFYGPKGAGFMFVRKGVKIPALIYGGGQERNMRAGTENVAFIAGVACAFDHCNQTMAQKTAHILGLKNYMKAQLQEQIPGVRFNGETDPQRSLPSVLNTTFPCGEEDAMLLFHLDLAGISASGGSACSSGALMGSHVLREIGADKETLLNSVRFSFGVQNTKAEIDYVVETVKKLVPQTVR, translated from the coding sequence ATGAAAGTATATCTGGACAATGCCGCGTCTTCACCTATGGCCCTGGAGGTATTTGAACACATGAAGCCATACTTCCTTGAATTTCAGGGAAATCCGTCTTCAACACATGCGCATGGACGGCATCTTCGCAATGCCATTGAAGATGCCCGTAGAATCATAGCCACCAATCTGAAGGTATCTCCTTCCGAAATATTTTTTACCAGTGGCGGTACAGAATCTGACAATACCGCCATCGTTGGGGCCGTAAAATCTCATCATATTCAACATATCATTTCTGCCCGGACCGAGCACCATGCGGTTACGCATACCCTCGAACATCTGGAAGCGGAAGGCAAAGTTTCCGTCACCTGGCTTTCCGTTGACGCCCAAGGGCATATCGATCTGGCTGAACTGGAAGAAGTGCTGGGTCGTACGCCCCAGACGCTGGTAAGCCTGATGCACGGCAACAATGAGATCGGTACACTCCACGATATTGCTGCCATAGGAGAAATATGTCGCCGCCATAAAGCTTTATTCCACTCTGATACGGTGCAGACCATGGGCAATGTTGCCCTGGATTTCAGTCAGATTCCGGTAGATTTTGCTGCGGCTTCGGCACATAAGTTTTATGGCCCCAAAGGCGCCGGATTTATGTTTGTAAGGAAAGGGGTAAAAATTCCTGCTTTGATATATGGTGGTGGCCAGGAAAGAAATATGCGTGCCGGAACGGAAAATGTAGCCTTTATTGCCGGGGTAGCCTGTGCGTTTGACCATTGTAATCAGACTATGGCCCAAAAGACCGCGCATATTCTGGGGTTGAAAAATTATATGAAAGCGCAATTGCAGGAACAAATACCCGGTGTGCGGTTTAATGGCGAAACAGATCCACAAAGATCTTTGCCATCAGTGCTGAATACCACTTTCCCCTGCGGGGAAGAAGATGCGATGCTGCTTTTTCATCTCGACCTGGCCGGCATTTCTGCTTCGGGTGGTTCGGCCTGCAGTTCCGGTGCCCTGATGGGATCGCACGTACTGCGCGAGATCGGCGCTGATAAAGAAACCCTGCTCAACTCCGTGCGGTTTTCTTTTGGTGTACAAAACACAAAAGCGGAAATAGATTATGTAGTGGAAACCGTCAAAAAACTGGTCCCACAAACCGTAAGGTAA
- the eat gene encoding ethanolamine permease, with protein sequence MEIPENESAGLKRTLGPVMLWGLGVGYVISGMYFGWNLGLPEGGTGGLAVATLFITLMYLTFTFSYTELACAIPKAGGAFDYATRALGPKWGFVGGMAQNIEFIFAPPAIAFAIGAYLNLLLPWLPILAIAIFAYLIFTGLNIYGVAAAAGFELLVTVVAVLGLLLFAGGTLPHFEWKNLQQNAFPHGVGGIFAAIPFAIWFYLAIEGVANVAEETINPQRNVLVGFGSAILTLVVLCGLTFAASVGAGGWESVVYQPGSTEPLDSPLPLAMARVMGDHHWLTSGVAFIGLFGLVASFHGIILAAGRATFEFGRMGYGPKALGKTLPQRQTPANALIFNMIIGIIALLTGKTAEIITIACFGALCLYMISMVSLFVLRKREPELPRPFRVPLYPWFPAIALAISTVALIAITIYNPVLAAIFFGFMAGTYWLNGIISKNRVSE encoded by the coding sequence ATGGAAATTCCAGAAAATGAATCCGCCGGATTAAAGCGAACCCTTGGTCCGGTCATGTTGTGGGGACTGGGGGTAGGGTATGTAATCTCCGGTATGTACTTCGGGTGGAACCTCGGTTTGCCGGAAGGCGGCACGGGCGGACTGGCGGTTGCCACGCTGTTTATCACCCTGATGTATCTGACTTTTACCTTTAGTTATACGGAGTTGGCCTGCGCGATCCCTAAAGCAGGGGGAGCTTTTGACTATGCCACCCGGGCTTTGGGACCCAAATGGGGATTTGTAGGGGGAATGGCGCAAAATATTGAATTTATTTTTGCCCCACCAGCCATTGCATTTGCCATTGGCGCGTACCTGAATCTCCTCCTGCCCTGGCTGCCGATATTGGCGATTGCAATTTTTGCCTATCTCATTTTTACGGGGCTGAATATATATGGCGTAGCCGCCGCTGCCGGCTTTGAGCTGTTGGTAACGGTGGTTGCCGTATTAGGATTGTTGCTTTTTGCGGGTGGCACACTGCCACATTTTGAGTGGAAAAATCTTCAGCAGAATGCCTTCCCACACGGTGTCGGAGGCATATTCGCAGCCATTCCCTTTGCGATCTGGTTTTACCTTGCGATAGAAGGCGTAGCGAATGTCGCTGAAGAGACCATCAACCCCCAGCGGAATGTGCTGGTAGGATTTGGTTCGGCGATCCTTACCTTGGTGGTACTGTGCGGGCTTACCTTTGCCGCTTCTGTAGGTGCAGGCGGTTGGGAAAGTGTCGTGTATCAGCCGGGGAGTACGGAGCCATTGGATTCGCCCCTCCCGCTGGCCATGGCCAGGGTCATGGGAGATCATCACTGGCTTACGTCAGGCGTGGCATTTATCGGGCTGTTTGGCCTGGTCGCCTCATTCCACGGTATTATCCTCGCAGCCGGGAGAGCCACCTTCGAATTTGGCAGAATGGGCTATGGCCCCAAAGCATTGGGAAAAACCCTTCCACAAAGGCAAACTCCCGCCAATGCGCTCATATTTAATATGATCATCGGGATCATTGCCCTGCTGACTGGCAAAACCGCGGAAATCATTACGATCGCGTGTTTTGGTGCCCTGTGTCTCTATATGATTTCGATGGTGTCGCTGTTTGTGCTCAGAAAACGCGAACCAGAACTGCCGCGCCCGTTTCGTGTGCCCCTGTATCCGTGGTTTCCGGCAATTGCGCTGGCGATCTCAACTGTAGCGTTGATCGCCATTACGATCTACAACCCCGTACTGGCAGCGATTTTTTTCGGATTTATGGCCGGGACTTATTGGTTGAATGGAATCATTTCGAAAAACCGGGTATCAGAGTAG
- a CDS encoding type II toxin-antitoxin system RelE/ParE family toxin, with protein sequence MAYQITLRKGAIKSLKKISEPYYSSIKEAIYRLAENPRPQGCKKLKGRDGYRIRVADYRIIYDIFDDILQVNVIDLGHRKDIYE encoded by the coding sequence ATGGCTTATCAGATTACCTTAAGGAAAGGTGCTATTAAATCTCTGAAAAAAATTAGTGAGCCCTACTATTCCTCTATCAAAGAAGCTATTTACCGCCTCGCCGAAAATCCCCGCCCACAAGGATGCAAAAAACTTAAAGGCAGAGATGGATATCGTATTCGTGTAGCGGATTACCGTATTATTTATGATATTTTTGATGATATACTCCAAGTAAATGTTATTGACCTGGGGCATCGAAAAGACATCTATGAGTAA
- a CDS encoding transketolase — protein sequence MSDFTTFSANSSIADKAADNIRILSAAMVEKAKSGHPGGAMGGADFVNILFTEFLQYDPSDMTWPHRDRFFMDPGHMSAMLYSLQTLIGNISLEDLKNFRQWGSPTPGHPEIDVKRGIENTSGPLGQGHTFGIGAAIAERFLASRFGEWMAHKTYIYISDGGIQEEVSQGAGRTAGFLGLGNVIMFYDANDIQLSSVVSDVMNEDTAKKYEAWGWHVQTIEGNNQDQIRAALKAAIAETDRPSLIIGKTIMGKGAVTADGHSFEREVETHGQPLSKAGASFENTIKNLGGDPADPFQIFPEVAAYYAKVNEHNKQNAAIRKGVQAKWEAENPALAEKLNFFLSGKVPAIDYSKIEQKPNSASRNASGAVLSYFADHIENMVVASADLSNSDKTDSFLKKTHPFTKGDFSGQFLQAGVSELTMAALSTGMALHGGIIPVCATFFVFSDFMKPTMRLAALMQQPVKFLWTHDAFRVGEDGPTHQPIEQEAQVRLLEQLKNHSGKSSFLVLRPADGHETTVAWKMAMENTDTPTGLIFSRQNIKDLPSKSGNRYLDAQEAEKGAYIVQEDGGTPDIIFVANGSEVATLVEGAEKLRKEKGLKIRIVSAISEGLFRAQSAEYQKQIIPDGIPVLGMTAGLPATLQGLVGPYGKVIGLDHFGYSAPYEVLDEKFGYTAENVFNQAMEMLN from the coding sequence ATGTCCGATTTTACGACCTTTTCGGCAAACAGCTCTATTGCAGATAAAGCCGCGGATAATATCCGCATTCTCTCCGCCGCCATGGTGGAAAAAGCCAAATCCGGCCACCCCGGCGGCGCTATGGGAGGTGCTGATTTTGTAAATATTCTGTTTACAGAATTCCTCCAGTACGATCCTTCCGATATGACCTGGCCTCACAGGGACCGCTTTTTTATGGACCCCGGCCATATGTCTGCCATGCTCTATTCCCTTCAGACGCTGATAGGGAACATTTCTCTTGAAGATCTTAAAAACTTCCGCCAGTGGGGCAGCCCTACTCCCGGCCACCCGGAGATTGACGTCAAACGCGGAATTGAAAATACCTCCGGGCCGCTCGGGCAGGGGCATACTTTTGGGATTGGGGCAGCGATTGCCGAACGATTCCTCGCCAGCCGCTTTGGCGAATGGATGGCACACAAAACGTATATCTACATCTCCGACGGAGGCATTCAGGAAGAAGTTTCCCAGGGCGCAGGCCGTACCGCGGGTTTTCTAGGACTCGGCAACGTCATCATGTTTTACGATGCCAATGATATTCAGCTTTCTTCTGTCGTGTCTGATGTAATGAATGAAGACACTGCGAAGAAATATGAAGCCTGGGGCTGGCATGTTCAGACCATCGAGGGCAATAATCAGGATCAGATTCGCGCAGCATTGAAAGCAGCCATTGCTGAAACCGACCGCCCTTCGCTGATCATCGGCAAAACCATCATGGGCAAAGGCGCCGTTACCGCTGACGGACATAGTTTTGAGCGGGAAGTCGAAACCCACGGACAGCCCCTGAGCAAAGCCGGCGCTTCCTTCGAAAATACAATCAAAAATCTCGGCGGCGATCCGGCAGATCCGTTTCAGATTTTCCCCGAAGTAGCGGCCTATTATGCCAAAGTGAATGAACACAACAAACAAAACGCAGCAATCAGAAAAGGCGTTCAGGCAAAATGGGAAGCTGAAAATCCTGCGCTTGCAGAGAAACTCAACTTTTTCCTCTCCGGAAAAGTTCCCGCCATTGACTACAGCAAAATCGAACAAAAACCCAATTCTGCCAGCAGAAATGCTTCCGGTGCCGTTCTTAGCTATTTTGCCGATCATATAGAAAATATGGTCGTAGCATCTGCCGACCTTTCCAATAGCGACAAAACCGATTCTTTCCTCAAAAAGACACATCCCTTTACCAAAGGAGACTTTTCGGGGCAATTTTTACAGGCGGGTGTATCCGAACTTACGATGGCGGCCCTCTCTACCGGCATGGCCCTTCACGGCGGAATCATCCCGGTTTGTGCGACATTTTTTGTCTTCTCCGACTTTATGAAACCCACGATGCGCCTTGCCGCCCTGATGCAGCAGCCCGTGAAGTTTCTCTGGACACACGACGCTTTCCGCGTGGGAGAAGATGGCCCGACTCACCAGCCGATCGAACAGGAAGCGCAGGTGCGTTTGCTCGAACAACTCAAAAACCATTCGGGAAAAAGCAGCTTCCTTGTATTAAGACCTGCCGACGGTCATGAAACCACCGTAGCCTGGAAAATGGCTATGGAAAATACCGATACTCCTACGGGCCTGATTTTCTCCCGGCAGAATATCAAAGATCTGCCTTCCAAATCGGGCAACCGCTACCTCGATGCCCAGGAAGCTGAAAAAGGTGCATATATCGTGCAGGAAGACGGCGGAACCCCCGACATTATCTTCGTAGCCAATGGCTCCGAAGTAGCGACCCTCGTCGAAGGTGCAGAAAAACTCCGCAAGGAAAAAGGATTGAAAATAAGAATCGTCTCCGCCATTTCTGAAGGGTTGTTCCGCGCGCAGTCTGCCGAATATCAGAAACAGATCATTCCCGACGGAATCCCCGTATTGGGCATGACCGCTGGCTTGCCCGCAACACTTCAGGGGCTTGTTGGCCCATACGGCAAAGTGATCGGTTTGGACCATTTTGGTTATTCAGCGCCTTATGAAGTGCTGGACGAAAAATTTGGCTACACCGCCGAAAACGTATTTAATCAGGCAATGGAGATGCTAAATTAG
- a CDS encoding FGGY family carbohydrate kinase: MLLLGFDIGSSSVKGAIIDGATGKCIASAQYPRQELPISAPHPGWAEQSPDTWWNCIKEVSRELFTAGKAEAAAVGAIGISYQMHGLVAVDQSFTPLRPSIIWCDSRAVETGNQAFKEIGAELCLSCMLNSPGNFTASKLKWVQENEPAIYEKIHRIMLPGDYIAMKLTGEITTTVSGLSEGIFWDFQQNQLAQPVMDHYGFSQSLIPGLVPTFGPQGTLRASVAAELGLPAGIPVTYRAGDQPNNAFSLNVLEPGDIAATAGTSGVVYGVSGTVKYDPFSRVNSFAHVNHTAEKTRLGVLLCVNGTGILNSWLKRNLHTEWDYQEMNQMAAEVAIGSEGLVILPFGNGAERVLENRNPGCQISGIDFNRHSRGHLLRAAQEGIVCSFVYGMEIMKDMGIAPKVIRAGRANMFLSEIFRDTLAGLTGVPIELYDTDGAQGAARAAGLGAGYYAGREETFAGLTKLSEIHPNTAHSQQLQDLYSRWKGVLSGILS, from the coding sequence ATGCTACTACTAGGTTTTGATATCGGCAGTTCATCGGTAAAGGGCGCAATCATTGATGGCGCTACGGGAAAATGTATCGCTTCGGCGCAATACCCCCGGCAGGAGCTTCCGATTTCTGCGCCACATCCCGGATGGGCCGAACAATCGCCCGATACGTGGTGGAACTGCATCAAAGAAGTTTCCCGGGAATTGTTTACTGCGGGCAAGGCCGAAGCGGCAGCCGTAGGCGCCATCGGTATTTCCTACCAGATGCACGGGCTGGTGGCGGTGGATCAGTCATTTACCCCGCTTCGCCCTTCCATTATCTGGTGCGACAGCCGCGCCGTAGAAACCGGCAACCAGGCGTTTAAAGAAATCGGCGCAGAATTGTGTCTGAGCTGTATGCTCAATTCGCCCGGCAATTTTACCGCATCCAAACTCAAATGGGTACAGGAAAATGAACCGGCTATTTATGAAAAAATCCACCGCATCATGCTGCCGGGCGACTATATCGCCATGAAACTTACCGGCGAAATTACCACCACCGTTTCTGGGCTGTCAGAAGGCATATTCTGGGATTTTCAGCAAAATCAACTCGCCCAACCGGTGATGGATCATTACGGATTTTCGCAGTCGCTGATCCCCGGCCTCGTTCCAACATTTGGTCCGCAGGGCACTTTGCGGGCTTCGGTTGCCGCCGAGCTGGGACTTCCCGCAGGCATTCCCGTTACCTATCGTGCCGGAGACCAGCCCAATAATGCATTCTCCCTGAATGTACTGGAACCCGGCGACATTGCCGCAACAGCCGGAACTTCAGGCGTAGTCTATGGCGTCAGTGGTACCGTAAAATACGATCCGTTCTCCCGGGTCAATTCATTCGCCCACGTCAACCACACTGCAGAAAAAACCCGTCTTGGCGTATTGCTTTGTGTGAATGGAACGGGTATTCTCAACAGCTGGCTCAAACGCAATCTCCATACCGAATGGGACTATCAGGAAATGAACCAGATGGCAGCAGAAGTGGCTATTGGCTCGGAAGGACTCGTGATATTGCCCTTTGGAAACGGCGCAGAACGCGTGCTGGAAAACAGAAACCCGGGGTGTCAGATTTCCGGAATTGACTTTAACCGCCACAGCAGAGGGCATTTGCTGAGAGCTGCGCAGGAAGGAATTGTCTGCTCGTTTGTCTATGGGATGGAAATCATGAAAGACATGGGCATTGCGCCCAAAGTGATCAGGGCCGGCCGGGCGAATATGTTTCTCAGCGAAATATTCAGAGATACACTGGCAGGACTTACCGGCGTGCCGATCGAACTTTACGACACCGATGGTGCCCAGGGTGCAGCAAGAGCAGCCGGACTTGGCGCCGGATATTATGCAGGGCGTGAAGAGACATTTGCCGGACTGACCAAACTCTCTGAAATCCACCCCAATACCGCGCATTCGCAGCAATTGCAAGATTTATATTCTCGATGGAAGGGCGTATTATCAGGTATTCTTTCTTAA